One stretch of Commensalibacter melissae DNA includes these proteins:
- the rplR gene encoding 50S ribosomal protein L18, with protein sequence MGMQRELQTRRRRRLRYQLRQKGNGRPRLSVFRSSKNIYAQVIDDMAGKTLVAASTLDAAAKEQIKTGADINAARVVGKLIAERAKAAGLEQVVFDRGSYIYHGRVKALAEAAREGGLSF encoded by the coding sequence ATGGGTATGCAACGTGAATTACAAACGCGCCGTCGCAGACGGTTGCGTTATCAGCTTCGTCAGAAAGGAAACGGGCGTCCACGTCTTTCGGTTTTCCGTTCAAGCAAAAATATTTATGCTCAAGTTATTGACGATATGGCTGGTAAGACTTTAGTTGCTGCTTCAACTTTGGATGCAGCGGCTAAAGAACAAATTAAAACTGGAGCTGATATTAATGCTGCTCGTGTTGTAGGCAAGTTGATTGCTGAGCGTGCAAAGGCAGCAGGATTGGAACAGGTCGTATTTGATCGTGGCTCCTATATTTATCATGGGCGTGTAAAAGCGCTTGCTGAGGCTGCCCGTGAGGGCGGGCTCTCGTTCTAA
- the rplP gene encoding 50S ribosomal protein L16, with protein sequence MLSPRRTKFRKAHKGRIHGMAKGGTELNFGTYGLKALQPERITARQIEASRRAITRAMKRMGRVWIRVFPDLPVSSKPAEVRMGSGKGSPEYWVARIKPGRILFEIEGVSPEIAKEALTLGAAKLPIKTKFVTRIGEA encoded by the coding sequence ATGCTATCTCCGCGGCGGACTAAATTCCGCAAAGCTCATAAAGGCCGTATTCACGGAATGGCTAAAGGTGGGACAGAGCTTAATTTTGGAACCTATGGTTTGAAAGCACTGCAGCCAGAACGTATTACAGCCCGTCAAATTGAAGCGTCTCGTCGTGCGATTACACGTGCGATGAAACGTATGGGACGTGTGTGGATTAGAGTTTTTCCAGACCTTCCTGTCTCTAGTAAACCAGCAGAAGTTCGTATGGGATCTGGAAAAGGGTCTCCTGAATATTGGGTTGCTCGTATCAAACCAGGTCGTATTCTATTTGAGATTGAAGGTGTAAGTCCCGAAATTGCAAAAGAGGCGTTAACGCTCGGTGCTGCGAAGCTGCCAATTAAAACGAAATTTGTAACCCGTATAGGAGAGGCCTAG
- the rplE gene encoding 50S ribosomal protein L5, which yields MSENSQVRSEARLYTLYKNELRQKLREQFNYKNEMQIPRLEKIVLNMGVGEAAGDQKKLDAATEEMTLIAGQKAVKTLTKKAIAGFKIRAGLPIGCKVTLRKNRMYEFLDRLVTIALPRVRDFRGLPANKGFDGRGNFAMGLKEQIVFPEIVYDKVDEVRGMDIVFVTTAKTNNEAKALLKAFSLPFIG from the coding sequence ATGTCAGAAAATAGTCAAGTTCGCTCTGAAGCGCGCCTTTACACGCTTTACAAAAATGAATTGCGTCAAAAGTTACGTGAACAATTCAATTACAAAAACGAAATGCAGATTCCGCGTCTTGAAAAAATTGTTTTAAACATGGGTGTTGGAGAAGCGGCAGGCGATCAAAAGAAACTGGATGCTGCCACGGAAGAAATGACCTTGATTGCCGGTCAAAAAGCCGTTAAAACACTTACTAAGAAAGCGATTGCTGGATTTAAAATTCGTGCTGGTTTACCCATTGGATGTAAAGTTACATTACGTAAAAACCGTATGTATGAATTTCTGGATCGTTTGGTTACAATCGCTTTGCCACGTGTTCGTGATTTTAGAGGGTTGCCAGCAAACAAAGGATTTGATGGTCGTGGAAATTTTGCAATGGGTTTGAAAGAACAGATTGTATTTCCTGAAATCGTTTACGATAAAGTAGACGAAGTACGTGGTATGGATATTGTGTTTGTAACAACAGCCAAGACCAATAACGAAGCCAAGGCTTTGTTAAAAGCATTTTCCCTTCCATTTATTGGATAG
- a CDS encoding 50S ribosomal protein L23, producing MSREAMFNIIRAPLITEKATFLSEKNQIAFKVASNATKLQIKVAIETLFGVKVLGVNTLILKGKTKRFRGRLGRRSDVKKAFVQLAEGQSIDLTTKLS from the coding sequence ATGTCTCGTGAAGCGATGTTTAACATTATTCGCGCGCCCTTGATTACTGAAAAGGCAACTTTTTTGTCAGAAAAAAATCAAATTGCGTTTAAAGTTGCATCAAACGCTACTAAGCTTCAAATCAAAGTTGCGATTGAAACTTTGTTCGGTGTGAAAGTGTTGGGTGTTAATACGCTGATTTTAAAAGGTAAGACAAAAAGATTTCGAGGTCGGTTAGGGCGTCGTTCTGATGTTAAAAAAGCTTTTGTTCAACTTGCTGAAGGTCAGTCAATTGATTTGACAACCAAGTTGTCATAA
- the rplN gene encoding 50S ribosomal protein L14, with translation MIHPETNLTVADNSGAREVQCIKVLGGSKRKTASVGDVIVVSVKEAIPRGKVKKGDVHQAVIVRTSYPVRRPDGTSIRFDKNAAVLINKQNEPIGTRIFGPVVRELRARQFMKIISLAPEVL, from the coding sequence ATGATCCATCCCGAGACCAACCTAACTGTGGCTGATAATTCAGGTGCAAGAGAGGTGCAGTGCATTAAGGTACTGGGCGGTTCAAAGCGGAAAACCGCTTCGGTCGGCGACGTGATCGTCGTTTCTGTCAAAGAGGCTATTCCTCGTGGCAAAGTAAAAAAAGGTGATGTCCATCAAGCTGTGATTGTCAGAACAAGCTATCCTGTTCGTCGTCCTGATGGAACCTCAATACGTTTTGATAAAAATGCTGCTGTATTGATAAATAAACAAAACGAACCAATTGGCACACGTATTTTCGGCCCGGTAGTAAGGGAGTTGCGTGCACGTCAATTCATGAAAATTATCTCCTTAGCTCCGGAGGTTTTATAA
- the rpmC gene encoding 50S ribosomal protein L29: protein MAKANKPADLRAKTVDELKTLLIDLRREQFNLRFQRATGQNEGVGRIGVIRRDIARIKTIMTEVNKNAAGAAASAGKS, encoded by the coding sequence ATGGCAAAGGCAAATAAGCCAGCTGATCTGCGCGCTAAAACGGTAGACGAATTAAAGACGTTGTTAATTGATTTGCGACGTGAACAATTTAATTTACGTTTCCAACGTGCGACTGGTCAAAATGAGGGTGTGGGTCGAATTGGGGTAATCCGTCGAGATATTGCACGGATTAAGACCATTATGACTGAAGTTAACAAAAACGCCGCAGGTGCTGCCGCATCTGCCGGCAAGTCCTGA
- the rplV gene encoding 50S ribosomal protein L22 encodes MSKPKHDRALAETEAQAIGRNIRVSPRKLNLVAGLIRNQPASTALAKLTFSKRRIAKEVKTILESAIANAENNHQLDVDRLIVSKAEVGKAMVMRRFHARGRGRSAQIQKFFSHLKIVVAERDENDSSEGKAA; translated from the coding sequence ATGAGTAAACCAAAACATGATCGTGCACTCGCTGAAACCGAAGCACAGGCAATTGGACGTAATATTCGTGTAAGTCCACGAAAACTAAATCTTGTTGCTGGATTGATTCGTAATCAACCTGCATCCACTGCTTTGGCAAAATTAACCTTTTCTAAAAGAAGAATTGCTAAAGAAGTTAAAACAATTCTGGAAAGCGCGATTGCAAATGCGGAAAACAATCATCAACTTGATGTAGACCGTTTGATTGTATCCAAGGCAGAGGTGGGTAAAGCGATGGTTATGCGTCGTTTTCATGCGAGGGGTCGTGGACGTTCAGCGCAAATTCAGAAATTCTTTAGTCATTTGAAGATTGTCGTTGCTGAGCGTGACGAAAACGATTCTTCTGAAGGAAAGGCAGCATAA
- the rpsN gene encoding 30S ribosomal protein S14: MAKTSAIYRNAKRARMSARDKAKRIALKNIVMDRSLPVEDRFDASLKLAKLPRNGSRVRVRLRCKLTGRSRGNYRKFELCRIALRELASTGQIPGMVKSSW, translated from the coding sequence ATGGCAAAAACTTCAGCCATTTATCGTAATGCGAAGCGTGCACGTATGTCCGCACGTGATAAAGCAAAACGCATTGCGTTAAAAAATATTGTAATGGATAGAAGTTTACCAGTTGAAGATCGTTTTGATGCATCTTTAAAATTGGCTAAACTTCCTCGTAATGGTTCACGAGTAAGAGTGCGTTTGCGTTGTAAACTAACTGGTCGCTCTCGTGGGAATTACCGTAAATTTGAACTTTGCCGTATCGCATTGCGTGAATTGGCATCTACCGGGCAAATCCCTGGTATGGTTAAATCAAGCTGGTAA
- the rpsL gene encoding 30S ribosomal protein S12: MPTINQLIAKGREPAAKRNKVPALQGCPQKRGVCTRVYTTTPKKPNSALRKVAKVRLTNGYEVVSYIPGEGHNLQEHSVVLIRGGRVKDLPGVRYHILRGVLDTQGIAKRRQRRSLYGAKRPK, from the coding sequence ATGCCGACCATTAACCAATTAATCGCTAAAGGCCGCGAACCTGCTGCCAAGCGCAATAAGGTTCCTGCTTTGCAGGGATGCCCGCAAAAACGAGGGGTATGTACTCGTGTTTATACAACAACACCTAAAAAGCCAAACTCAGCATTGCGTAAAGTTGCAAAGGTACGTCTGACGAACGGTTATGAAGTGGTGAGTTATATTCCTGGTGAAGGTCATAACTTGCAAGAACATAGTGTGGTCTTAATACGTGGTGGACGTGTTAAGGATTTGCCAGGCGTGCGTTATCATATTTTACGTGGTGTTCTGGATACACAAGGAATTGCAAAGCGACGTCAACGTCGTTCTTTGTATGGTGCTAAACGTCCAAAATAA
- the rplX gene encoding 50S ribosomal protein L24 has product MAARIKKGDQVIVITGPQKGVQGEVLSISPVENKAVVRGVAVAKHHKKPTRMGDAGGIIEREKAIHLSNLKLVDPKSGKPTRVGFRVLEDGRKVRVAKATGEVIEG; this is encoded by the coding sequence ATGGCTGCACGTATTAAAAAAGGCGATCAAGTAATCGTTATTACAGGGCCTCAGAAAGGTGTGCAGGGTGAAGTCCTGTCAATTTCTCCTGTTGAAAATAAGGCAGTGGTTCGTGGTGTGGCGGTTGCCAAACATCATAAGAAACCAACCCGCATGGGTGATGCTGGTGGCATTATTGAGCGTGAAAAGGCTATTCACTTGTCAAATCTTAAATTGGTAGATCCAAAATCAGGGAAACCTACTCGTGTTGGATTTAGAGTTTTGGAAGACGGTCGTAAGGTTCGTGTTGCCAAAGCCACCGGTGAAGTGATCGAAGGTTAA
- the rplC gene encoding 50S ribosomal protein L3 codes for MRTGLIAKKLGMTRLFKEDGTHVPVTVLYLDEVQVVDARTNERDGYTALQLGYGKAKVKNVSKPNRGHFARVKVEPKQKLVEFRVTEDAVVEAGARLTAAHFVVGQKVDVTGTSKGKGFAGGMKRWNFKGLEATHGVSISHRSHGSTGNRQDPGKTFKNKKMAGHLGSERVTTQNLEVAAVDVEKNLIMIKGAVPGAKNGFVLLRDAIKKPRHADAPFPAALATVAEEG; via the coding sequence ATGCGTACAGGATTGATCGCAAAAAAGTTGGGAATGACCCGGCTATTTAAAGAGGACGGCACTCATGTGCCAGTCACTGTATTGTACTTGGATGAAGTACAAGTAGTTGATGCTCGTACAAATGAACGTGATGGATACACAGCCCTTCAATTGGGGTATGGTAAAGCTAAGGTAAAAAATGTTAGCAAGCCTAATCGTGGTCATTTTGCACGGGTAAAAGTTGAACCAAAACAGAAACTTGTAGAATTTCGTGTTACGGAAGACGCTGTTGTTGAGGCGGGGGCAAGATTGACTGCCGCTCATTTTGTTGTAGGACAAAAGGTGGACGTAACTGGGACCAGTAAAGGTAAGGGATTTGCAGGTGGAATGAAACGTTGGAATTTCAAGGGGTTGGAAGCAACTCATGGTGTTTCAATTAGTCATCGTTCGCATGGTTCCACAGGGAATAGACAAGACCCTGGTAAAACATTTAAAAATAAGAAGATGGCAGGCCATTTAGGTAGTGAGCGTGTAACGACGCAGAATCTTGAGGTTGCTGCTGTAGATGTAGAGAAAAATTTGATCATGATTAAAGGTGCAGTGCCTGGTGCGAAAAACGGGTTTGTTCTCTTGCGTGATGCGATCAAAAAGCCTCGTCATGCTGATGCACCATTTCCGGCAGCATTGGCAACGGTTGCTGAGGAAGGTTGA
- the rpsH gene encoding 30S ribosomal protein S8 yields the protein MSLSDPLGDMLTRIRNAQSARHSFCVVPASNLRVNVLEALKREGYIRGYKKEELRKGISQLRIELKYSEGAPVIKEIQRVSKPGRRVYSKIKELPRVYGGLGVSILSTPQGVLSDIEARAANVGGEVLCRVF from the coding sequence ATGTCATTATCTGATCCATTGGGTGATATGCTCACCCGTATACGTAATGCACAATCAGCTCGTCATTCATTTTGTGTGGTTCCCGCTTCTAATTTGAGAGTTAATGTTTTGGAAGCATTAAAGCGTGAAGGTTATATTCGCGGATATAAAAAAGAAGAGCTTCGCAAGGGAATAAGTCAGCTTCGCATTGAATTGAAGTATTCTGAAGGTGCTCCTGTTATAAAAGAAATTCAGAGAGTATCTAAACCAGGTCGTCGCGTTTATTCTAAAATTAAAGAATTACCACGTGTCTATGGTGGCCTTGGGGTATCCATTTTGTCAACACCTCAGGGTGTTTTATCTGATATTGAAGCACGTGCCGCCAATGTTGGTGGTGAAGTGCTCTGTCGTGTATTCTAA
- the tuf gene encoding elongation factor Tu produces the protein MAKAKFERNKPHCNIGTIGHVDHGKTTLTAAITKVLAEKGGADFTAYDMIDKAPEERARGITISTAHVEYETDKRHYAHVDCPGHADYVKNMITGAAQMDGAILVVSAADGPMPQTREHILLARQVGVPALVVFMNKCDQVDDPELLELVEMEIRELLSSYEFPGDDIPIIKGSALVALEDGDPELGKNRILDLMNAVDEYIPQPERPIDRPFLMPIEDVFSISGRGTVVTGRVERGEITVGEEVEIVGIHPTTKTTVTGVEMFRKLLDRGEAGDNIGALLRGTKREDVERGQVLAKPGTIKPHNKFKAEAYILTKEEGGRHTPFFTNYRPQFYFRTTDVTGVVHLPEGVEMVMPGDNAAMDVELIAPIAMDEGLRFAIREGGRTVGAGVVSKITE, from the coding sequence ATGGCAAAGGCTAAATTTGAGCGGAATAAACCGCACTGTAACATTGGAACTATTGGTCACGTTGATCATGGTAAAACAACATTAACAGCTGCTATAACAAAAGTTTTGGCAGAAAAAGGCGGTGCGGATTTTACTGCCTATGATATGATTGATAAGGCGCCTGAAGAACGTGCCCGTGGTATTACTATTTCAACGGCGCATGTTGAGTATGAAACAGATAAACGTCACTATGCTCATGTTGACTGTCCTGGTCACGCTGACTATGTTAAAAATATGATCACAGGTGCGGCACAGATGGATGGTGCTATCCTGGTTGTTTCAGCTGCTGATGGTCCTATGCCACAGACTCGTGAACACATTCTTTTGGCTCGTCAGGTTGGTGTTCCAGCATTGGTCGTATTCATGAATAAATGTGATCAAGTTGATGACCCTGAACTTCTTGAGCTTGTTGAAATGGAAATTCGCGAATTACTTTCTTCGTATGAATTTCCTGGAGATGATATTCCTATTATTAAAGGATCAGCTTTGGTTGCTCTTGAAGATGGTGATCCAGAATTGGGTAAAAACCGTATTCTTGACCTGATGAATGCTGTTGATGAATATATCCCGCAGCCAGAACGTCCAATTGATCGTCCATTCTTGATGCCAATTGAGGATGTTTTCTCTATTTCTGGACGTGGTACGGTTGTCACCGGACGTGTGGAGCGTGGTGAAATCACTGTTGGTGAAGAAGTTGAAATTGTTGGTATTCATCCAACAACCAAAACAACAGTTACCGGTGTTGAAATGTTCCGCAAGTTACTTGACCGTGGTGAAGCGGGTGACAATATCGGTGCGCTTCTTCGTGGAACAAAACGTGAAGATGTTGAACGTGGTCAAGTTCTGGCTAAACCAGGAACCATTAAGCCACATAACAAATTTAAGGCGGAAGCTTATATTCTTACAAAAGAAGAAGGTGGGCGTCATACTCCATTCTTCACCAATTACCGTCCACAATTCTATTTCCGTACAACTGATGTAACTGGTGTTGTACATCTTCCAGAAGGTGTGGAAATGGTGATGCCTGGTGATAATGCGGCAATGGATGTTGAATTGATTGCTCCTATTGCCATGGATGAAGGTCTGCGATTCGCTATTCGCGAAGGTGGACGTACTGTTGGGGCTGGTGTAGTTTCCAAAATTACCGAATAG
- the rpsG gene encoding 30S ribosomal protein S7, which yields MSRRHRAVKREILPDPKFGDVVITRFMNALMYDGKKSIAEKIVYGALESLRARGGELADPVNLFHEALDNVKPAVEVRSRRVGGATYQVPVEVRADRRQALAIRWLIDASRKRGENTMQERLSNELHDAINNRGAAVKKREDTHRMAEANKAFSHYRW from the coding sequence ATGAGTCGCCGACACCGCGCAGTAAAGCGTGAGATACTTCCCGATCCTAAGTTTGGTGATGTGGTCATCACGCGTTTCATGAATGCGTTGATGTATGATGGTAAAAAATCTATTGCTGAAAAAATCGTTTATGGTGCATTGGAATCTCTACGTGCCCGTGGCGGTGAATTAGCGGACCCTGTAAACCTGTTTCACGAAGCTTTGGATAATGTTAAGCCAGCCGTTGAAGTTCGTTCACGCCGTGTAGGCGGTGCAACGTACCAGGTGCCTGTAGAAGTTCGTGCTGACCGTCGTCAGGCATTAGCAATTCGCTGGTTAATTGACGCTTCCCGTAAACGTGGCGAAAATACTATGCAAGAAAGATTGTCAAACGAATTGCATGACGCTATCAATAATCGTGGAGCGGCTGTTAAAAAGCGCGAGGATACTCACCGTATGGCTGAAGCAAATAAGGCATTCAGTCATTATCGCTGGTAA
- the rpsS gene encoding 30S ribosomal protein S19, protein MARSVWKGPFVDGYLLKKAETARASGRNDVIKIWSRRSTILPQFVGLVFGVYNGHKFLPVQVSENMVGHKFGEFSPTRTFNGHAADKKVKRG, encoded by the coding sequence ATGGCAAGATCCGTCTGGAAAGGCCCGTTTGTAGACGGGTATTTACTTAAGAAAGCTGAAACCGCACGCGCTTCAGGTCGTAACGATGTGATCAAAATTTGGTCACGCCGTTCCACCATTTTGCCGCAGTTTGTTGGTTTGGTTTTTGGTGTTTACAACGGCCATAAATTTTTACCAGTGCAGGTCAGTGAAAATATGGTGGGTCATAAATTCGGTGAATTTTCGCCAACCCGTACATTCAATGGTCATGCAGCAGACAAAAAAGTTAAGCGGGGCTAG
- the rplB gene encoding 50S ribosomal protein L2, translated as MALKHFKPVTPSLRGTVLIDRKELWKGKPVKTLTEGKNKTGGRNNNGRITSRFIGGGHKQSYRYVDFKRRKYDMPATVERLEYDPNRTAFIALIKYEDGELSYILAPQRLKAGDVVIAGQRVDVKPGNAMPLAAIPVGTIIHNIELKEGAGGKLVRSAGTYAQLVGKDAGYAQIKLQSNELRLVRGECMATVGAVSNPDNMNQHFGKAGRSRWLGRRPHNRGVVMNPVDHPHGGGEGRTSGGRHPVTPWGKPTKGYKTRVNKRTDSLIIRRRKTGK; from the coding sequence ATGGCACTTAAGCACTTTAAACCAGTTACTCCAAGTCTTCGTGGCACGGTTCTAATTGACCGTAAGGAGCTTTGGAAAGGTAAACCTGTCAAGACGCTTACCGAAGGTAAGAACAAGACGGGTGGACGTAATAATAATGGTCGAATTACCTCTCGTTTTATTGGGGGTGGGCATAAACAGTCATACCGTTATGTCGATTTTAAAAGACGTAAATATGATATGCCTGCAACTGTTGAACGGTTAGAATATGATCCCAATCGAACTGCTTTTATCGCGTTGATCAAATATGAAGACGGTGAGTTATCTTATATTCTGGCACCTCAAAGATTAAAAGCTGGAGATGTTGTAATCGCAGGTCAGCGTGTAGATGTTAAACCTGGAAATGCAATGCCTTTAGCAGCTATCCCTGTAGGAACCATTATTCACAATATTGAATTAAAAGAAGGAGCCGGCGGAAAACTGGTTCGTTCAGCTGGAACTTACGCTCAGTTGGTTGGTAAGGATGCTGGATATGCACAAATCAAACTGCAGTCGAATGAATTGCGTTTGGTACGTGGTGAATGTATGGCAACAGTTGGTGCCGTATCCAATCCAGATAACATGAATCAGCATTTTGGTAAGGCGGGACGTAGCCGTTGGTTAGGCCGTCGTCCACACAACCGTGGTGTTGTCATGAACCCGGTTGATCATCCTCATGGTGGTGGTGAAGGTCGTACTTCTGGTGGTCGTCATCCTGTGACACCATGGGGTAAACCAACTAAAGGTTATAAAACAAGAGTCAATAAGCGTACGGACAGCTTGATTATCCGTCGCCGTAAGACAGGCAAATAA
- the rplF gene encoding 50S ribosomal protein L6 produces MSRVGKNPVQIPQGVQVSLKDGKIVVKGKRGELSLPVSEHIETVIEDNQVTVKPKDDGVAARTMWGTTRALIANMVKGVSEGYTKALEITGTGFRAAVQGSNLVMNLGYSHDVVYPIPSDIKITTPRPTAIVVEGNDKQRVGQIALDIRNFRKPEPYKGKGVRYEDEIIRRKEGKKK; encoded by the coding sequence ATGTCACGTGTAGGCAAAAATCCCGTGCAGATTCCGCAAGGGGTACAAGTTTCTCTGAAAGACGGTAAAATTGTTGTCAAAGGTAAAAGAGGCGAATTGTCTCTGCCTGTATCTGAACATATTGAAACTGTTATTGAAGATAATCAGGTTACTGTTAAGCCAAAAGATGATGGTGTTGCCGCAAGAACAATGTGGGGCACTACCAGAGCATTAATTGCGAATATGGTCAAAGGTGTTTCCGAAGGTTATACCAAGGCCCTGGAAATCACGGGAACTGGGTTTCGTGCCGCTGTTCAAGGTTCAAATCTTGTTATGAATCTTGGTTATTCACACGATGTTGTTTATCCAATTCCATCTGATATTAAAATTACAACGCCACGTCCAACGGCAATTGTTGTTGAAGGTAATGATAAACAACGTGTTGGTCAAATCGCACTTGATATACGTAATTTTAGAAAACCTGAACCTTATAAAGGTAAAGGTGTTCGTTATGAAGATGAGATTATACGTCGCAAAGAAGGCAAGAAAAAATAA
- the rplD gene encoding 50S ribosomal protein L4 yields MDVEIKTFDNGSAGNITLPDEIFGIEPRQDIMARVVHWQLAKRRSGNHKIKGRGEVSGTTKKPYRQKGTGNARQGSLRGPQFRTGGIVHGPVVRDHGYDLPKKVRRLGLISALSQKLAEGKLVVIDEANNTAKTSELAAKLKVLGWNSTLIIDANIDENFGRAVRNIASVDILPTIGANVYDILNHDILAITRAAVDGLKERLV; encoded by the coding sequence ATGGATGTAGAAATCAAAACCTTCGATAATGGAAGTGCTGGCAATATTACGCTTCCAGATGAAATTTTCGGAATTGAACCCCGTCAAGATATTATGGCAAGAGTTGTGCATTGGCAGCTTGCCAAACGTCGTTCTGGCAATCATAAGATTAAGGGGCGTGGTGAAGTTTCTGGAACAACAAAAAAACCTTATCGGCAAAAAGGTACAGGTAATGCGCGTCAAGGTTCGTTACGTGGACCGCAGTTTCGTACCGGTGGCATTGTTCATGGTCCAGTAGTGCGTGATCATGGGTATGATTTGCCAAAGAAAGTAAGGCGTCTTGGTCTTATTTCTGCTTTATCACAGAAATTGGCAGAAGGTAAGTTGGTCGTTATTGACGAAGCCAATAATACTGCAAAAACATCTGAATTAGCTGCAAAATTAAAAGTGTTGGGCTGGAATTCAACTTTAATTATTGATGCAAATATTGATGAGAATTTTGGACGTGCAGTAAGAAATATCGCTTCAGTAGATATTCTTCCAACAATTGGTGCAAATGTTTATGACATTTTAAATCATGACATTTTGGCTATTACGCGCGCAGCAGTTGATGGGTTAAAGGAGCGCCTAGTATGA
- the rpsC gene encoding 30S ribosomal protein S3, with protein MGQKVNPIGLRLGINRTWDSRWYADNDYTKLLFEDFKLRDHLRKKLAGAGVSRVVIERPAKKPRVTIYAARPGIVIGKKGQDIDSLRKELTSMAGAEVALNIVEIRKPEIDATLVAENIAQQLERRVAFRRAMKRAVQSAMRLGAQGIRINCSGRLGGAEIARVEWYREGRVPLHTLRADIDYGVAAAHTTYGKCGVKVWIFKGEIMAHDPLAQDRRAADQAPQR; from the coding sequence ATGGGTCAAAAAGTTAATCCAATTGGGTTGCGTTTGGGTATCAATCGTACTTGGGATAGTCGTTGGTATGCAGATAATGATTATACCAAATTATTATTTGAAGATTTCAAACTTCGTGACCATTTACGCAAGAAACTTGCAGGTGCGGGTGTTTCCAGGGTTGTTATTGAACGACCAGCTAAAAAGCCTCGTGTAACGATTTATGCGGCGCGCCCCGGAATCGTTATTGGTAAAAAAGGTCAGGATATTGATAGCTTACGTAAAGAATTAACATCAATGGCCGGTGCAGAGGTTGCATTGAATATTGTTGAAATACGTAAACCAGAAATTGATGCGACACTTGTTGCTGAAAATATTGCCCAGCAGCTGGAAAGACGTGTGGCGTTTCGTCGTGCGATGAAAAGAGCAGTGCAGTCAGCAATGCGTTTAGGTGCACAGGGAATTCGTATCAATTGCAGTGGTCGTCTTGGCGGTGCTGAAATTGCACGCGTCGAATGGTATCGTGAAGGACGTGTTCCCTTGCATACTTTAAGAGCAGATATTGATTATGGTGTTGCCGCAGCTCATACAACCTATGGGAAATGTGGTGTAAAGGTTTGGATCTTTAAGGGCGAAATCATGGCCCATGATCCATTGGCCCAGGATCGCCGTGCTGCTGATCAGGCACCACAAAGGTAA
- the rpsJ gene encoding 30S ribosomal protein S10 — protein MESQNIRIRLKAYDYRVLDNSTREIVNTAKRTGAQVRGPIPLPTHIERFTVNRSPHIDKKSREQFEIRTHRRLLDIVEPNPQTVDALMKLDLAAGVDVEIKL, from the coding sequence ATGGAAAGCCAAAACATCCGTATTCGCCTTAAAGCTTACGATTATCGTGTGTTGGATAATAGCACTCGTGAAATCGTAAATACAGCGAAGCGTACGGGGGCACAGGTAAGGGGACCAATCCCGTTGCCAACGCACATTGAGCGGTTTACAGTTAACCGCTCACCCCATATTGATAAGAAGAGTCGTGAGCAGTTCGAAATCAGAACGCACCGGCGTTTGTTAGATATTGTTGAGCCCAACCCGCAGACCGTGGACGCTCTCATGAAACTTGACCTCGCCGCTGGCGTTGATGTCGAGATTAAGCTATAA
- the rpsQ gene encoding 30S ribosomal protein S17, producing MPRRVLTGRVTSDKMDKTVSVLVVRRVMHPLYKKFIRRSKKYAAHDELNECQIGDMVRIIESPPISKRKTWTVISRNGAPLGAAEQVSSIEA from the coding sequence ATGCCAAGGCGCGTTCTAACCGGTCGGGTGACAAGCGATAAAATGGACAAAACAGTTTCTGTTTTGGTTGTTCGTCGCGTTATGCACCCGCTTTATAAAAAATTCATTCGTCGTTCGAAAAAATATGCGGCGCATGATGAATTAAATGAGTGTCAAATTGGAGATATGGTTCGTATCATTGAATCTCCTCCGATTTCAAAAAGGAAAACATGGACTGTGATTTCTCGCAACGGTGCACCTCTTGGTGCGGCTGAGCAAGTATCCAGCATAGAAGCTTAA